The Amycolatopsis sp. DG1A-15b genome window below encodes:
- a CDS encoding non-ribosomal peptide synthetase, which translates to MSATVIERIADRAKEAPGALALDCRGTRVSYGELVARVDALATTLELVPGQRVAVCAPRGVEAVIGILAVLRARGAFVPIDVTLPEARVAHQIEDSGAVAVLAATGHPPVAGVPVLSLEHAAPTGPCPSFPDPRDLAYVLYTSGSTGKPKGVEVEHAGLTNYVGWAARTLPRAAAGSILHSPLSFDFSFTSLFVPLVRGESITLLPEDAGFDELLSAMERPHGFVRLTPTHLRLLLPEADGRRLRSAAYVIGGEALPPDLLRSWARVAPDALLYNHYGPTEGVVGRCVFAIDAARARCWPDTPVPIGKPIDGTEVRLLDAAGAPVPDGATGEIWLGGTGIARGYLGRPDLTAERFTDGGYRTGDAGRRLPSGDLVFAGRLDDQVKIRGYRVEPAEVEIALAGHPGVAQAVVTAETDPAGDVRLVATLVPDGPPPSAAELRGYLAGTLPPYCVPAVIRTATALPVNRRGKLDRRALTTPVFEGTRGERLAGIWRFLLELDEVAEEDNFFDLGGTSLLAVRVAELAAGAGIPLTPTAVLRHQTLGALTALVSPVPTSPGR; encoded by the coding sequence GTGTCCGCGACGGTGATCGAGCGGATCGCGGACCGCGCGAAGGAGGCGCCCGGCGCGCTCGCGCTGGACTGCCGGGGCACCCGGGTGAGCTACGGCGAACTCGTGGCCCGGGTCGATGCGCTCGCCACGACGCTCGAGCTGGTCCCGGGGCAGCGCGTTGCGGTTTGCGCACCCCGCGGCGTCGAAGCGGTGATCGGGATACTGGCCGTGCTGCGGGCCCGCGGCGCCTTCGTCCCGATCGACGTCACCCTGCCCGAGGCCCGGGTCGCGCACCAGATCGAAGACTCCGGCGCCGTTGCCGTGCTGGCGGCCACCGGCCACCCCCCGGTGGCCGGCGTGCCGGTGCTGTCGCTCGAGCACGCGGCCCCCACCGGGCCGTGTCCTTCTTTTCCCGATCCGCGCGACCTGGCGTATGTCCTGTACACCTCGGGCTCGACCGGGAAACCCAAGGGCGTCGAGGTCGAGCACGCCGGGCTCACCAACTACGTCGGCTGGGCCGCGCGCACGCTTCCTCGCGCGGCGGCCGGGAGCATCCTGCATTCGCCGCTGTCGTTCGACTTCTCCTTCACCAGCCTGTTCGTCCCGCTCGTCCGCGGTGAGTCGATCACCCTGCTGCCGGAAGACGCCGGGTTCGACGAGCTGCTGTCCGCGATGGAGCGTCCGCACGGCTTCGTCCGGCTCACGCCGACGCACCTGCGCCTCCTGCTGCCCGAGGCGGACGGACGGCGGTTGCGCAGTGCCGCGTACGTCATCGGCGGTGAAGCCCTCCCGCCCGATCTCCTGCGGTCGTGGGCCCGGGTCGCGCCGGATGCCCTGCTGTACAACCACTACGGCCCGACCGAGGGGGTGGTCGGCCGCTGCGTGTTCGCGATCGACGCGGCCCGGGCACGGTGCTGGCCGGACACGCCGGTGCCGATCGGCAAACCGATCGACGGCACCGAGGTCCGGCTGCTCGACGCCGCCGGCGCACCGGTCCCGGACGGGGCCACCGGCGAGATCTGGCTGGGTGGCACCGGCATCGCCCGCGGTTACCTCGGCCGTCCCGACCTGACCGCCGAGCGCTTCACCGACGGCGGTTACCGCACCGGCGACGCCGGACGGCGGCTGCCGTCGGGCGATCTCGTGTTCGCCGGCCGGCTCGACGACCAGGTCAAGATCCGCGGGTACCGGGTCGAGCCTGCCGAGGTGGAGATCGCGCTGGCCGGGCACCCGGGCGTGGCACAGGCCGTCGTCACGGCCGAGACCGACCCGGCCGGCGACGTCCGTCTCGTCGCGACCCTCGTCCCGGACGGGCCACCACCGTCGGCGGCCGAGCTCCGCGGGTACCTCGCCGGCACGTTGCCCCCGTACTGTGTGCCCGCCGTGATCCGCACCGCCACCGCGCTGCCCGTCAACCGCCGTGGCAAGCTCGACCGCCGGGCCCTCACCACGCCGGTGTTCGAGGGGACGCGGGGTGAACGGCTGGCGGGGATCTGGCGGTTCCTGCTGGAGCTGGACGAAGTCGCCGAGGAGGACAACTTCTTCGACCTCGGCGGCACGTCGTTGCTGGCGGTCCGGGTCGCGGAGCTGGCCGCCGGTGCGGGGATCCCGCTCACCCCGACGGCTGTGCTGCGGCACCAGACCCTCGGCGCGCTGACGGCTCTGGTCAGCCCCGTGCCCACGAGCCCGGGGCGGTGA
- a CDS encoding alpha/beta fold hydrolase gives MPGASIAHWTRPAQPRARLVCLPWAGGGAGPFREWRNLVPPDTELLAVRWPGRESRLDDPPHADLAAAVSGLADDLHALPDLPTVLFGHCSGGLLAFELARELRRRGGELPGRLVVASCEAPGRLTDPRPIGDLRTELAGNGVTDPRILGDPDLLAVLAPPVLADLALSRSYVYESEPPLPVPVTVVATEEDLVATPARWMDWQRETTRPLRLAGVRARQLFPNGAWSELAGLVSEELPCPRR, from the coding sequence ATGCCCGGTGCGAGCATCGCGCACTGGACGCGGCCGGCGCAGCCGCGGGCCCGGCTGGTCTGCCTGCCGTGGGCGGGTGGCGGGGCCGGGCCGTTCCGCGAGTGGCGGAACCTGGTGCCCCCGGACACCGAACTGCTGGCCGTGCGCTGGCCCGGTCGCGAAAGCCGGCTCGACGACCCTCCGCACGCCGATCTGGCCGCGGCGGTTTCGGGCCTCGCGGACGACCTGCACGCCCTGCCCGATCTGCCGACGGTCCTGTTCGGACATTGCTCGGGCGGCCTGCTCGCCTTCGAGCTCGCCCGCGAGCTGCGGCGGCGCGGCGGGGAACTGCCCGGACGGCTCGTGGTCGCCTCCTGCGAAGCGCCCGGGCGGCTGACCGACCCCCGGCCCATCGGCGACCTGCGCACCGAGCTCGCCGGCAACGGCGTCACCGATCCGCGGATCCTGGGCGATCCGGACCTGCTCGCCGTGCTCGCGCCGCCGGTGCTCGCCGACCTCGCGCTCAGCCGGTCCTACGTGTACGAGAGCGAGCCGCCGTTGCCGGTGCCGGTCACCGTCGTGGCCACCGAGGAGGACCTGGTGGCCACGCCGGCGCGGTGGATGGACTGGCAGCGCGAGACGACCCGGCCGCTGCGGCTGGCCGGCGTCCGCGCGCGGCAGCTCTTCCCGAACGGGGCCTGGTCCGAGCTGGCCGGCCTGGTGTCCGAGGAGCTCCCGTGTCCGCGACGGTGA
- a CDS encoding condensation domain-containing protein, giving the protein MGKDNAKRSALASVLEVASSLLGEPVAPGDNLFDLGATSLVAIKLANRLSVRHDVDVLPVRVLRAQTPAAIAAVVDALPVRESAGAAEGRWDYGLPLSQFMAYRVALDDPRDDAHLLRRLYWLEGELDTGALAGALDVVTSWHDALRTRILAGPRPVVDPPGSVGPVCTVGTGTAADARRFLLRDFDLANEIPIRAWLTELGDRRFLLAISVHHTAYDGWSEQILLRDLATAYTALAAGEPPAERQPTSYYRAIAVQESRQAAELRRARHYWREQLAGATGLPFGGARDEVGPGVTVPAPLPGGRSATAAELLAAYAGALHDVTGARDVLVNVPVAGRSVPEVENVIGCFPWAAAVRFPDAAAPAGELVETAAERLRAALASPPMPISAFYQPPAGVPCSPLLQATFEFHVYAVATLDLPGVRCTGRERLSAAKTWHDVALEVWPEPEAHAQLRYRTDVLSAGEARRLATAWARRLQLRDLGVGAAAQ; this is encoded by the coding sequence GTGGGGAAGGACAACGCGAAGCGATCGGCACTCGCGTCCGTGCTCGAGGTGGCGTCGTCGCTGCTCGGCGAGCCGGTCGCCCCCGGCGACAACCTGTTCGACCTCGGCGCGACCTCGCTCGTCGCGATCAAGCTGGCCAACCGGCTTTCGGTGCGCCACGACGTCGACGTCCTCCCGGTGCGGGTGTTGCGCGCGCAGACGCCGGCGGCGATCGCGGCGGTCGTCGACGCCCTGCCCGTGCGGGAATCGGCCGGGGCCGCCGAAGGCCGGTGGGACTACGGGCTGCCCCTGAGCCAGTTCATGGCCTACCGGGTCGCGCTGGACGACCCGCGCGACGACGCCCACCTGCTGCGCCGGCTGTACTGGCTGGAGGGCGAGCTCGACACCGGTGCGCTGGCCGGCGCCCTCGACGTCGTCACGTCCTGGCACGACGCGCTGCGCACGCGCATCCTCGCCGGCCCGCGGCCGGTGGTGGACCCGCCCGGCTCGGTGGGCCCGGTGTGCACCGTCGGGACCGGCACCGCCGCGGACGCCCGCCGGTTCCTGCTCCGCGATTTCGACCTGGCCAACGAGATCCCGATCCGGGCCTGGCTCACCGAGCTCGGCGACCGCCGCTTCCTGCTCGCGATCTCCGTGCACCACACCGCCTACGACGGCTGGTCGGAGCAGATCCTGCTGCGGGACCTCGCCACCGCCTACACCGCGCTGGCCGCCGGGGAGCCGCCCGCCGAGCGGCAGCCGACCTCGTACTACCGCGCCATCGCCGTCCAGGAAAGCCGTCAGGCCGCCGAGCTCCGCCGGGCTCGGCACTACTGGCGGGAGCAGCTGGCCGGCGCCACGGGCTTGCCGTTCGGCGGTGCCCGGGACGAGGTCGGTCCGGGGGTCACCGTCCCGGCGCCCCTTCCCGGCGGGCGGAGCGCCACCGCCGCGGAACTGCTGGCCGCGTACGCCGGCGCGCTGCACGACGTCACCGGCGCTCGTGACGTTCTGGTCAACGTGCCGGTGGCCGGGCGCTCGGTGCCCGAGGTCGAGAACGTCATCGGCTGTTTCCCGTGGGCGGCGGCCGTGCGGTTCCCGGACGCCGCCGCGCCGGCCGGCGAACTGGTCGAGACCGCGGCGGAGCGGCTGCGGGCCGCCCTCGCGTCCCCGCCGATGCCGATCAGCGCCTTTTACCAGCCGCCGGCCGGTGTGCCGTGTTCTCCGTTGCTGCAGGCCACTTTCGAGTTCCACGTCTACGCGGTGGCGACGCTCGACCTCCCCGGCGTGCGGTGCACGGGCCGGGAACGGCTGAGCGCGGCGAAAACGTGGCACGACGTCGCGCTGGAGGTCTGGCCGGAGCCCGAGGCCCACGCCCAGCTGCGGTACCGCACGGATGTGCTGAGCGCCGGCGAGGCCCGGCGGCTCGCCACGGCGTGGGCACGACGGCTGCAGCTGCGCGACCTCGGTGTCGGCGCGGCCGCGCAGTGA
- a CDS encoding enediyne antibiotic chromoprotein: MSARTSIGAKAVVAAGFALALACTGATTASAAPAAPALTASPSSGLADGQVVDVSGTGYAAGSTIVLLECDAAQPAGRACDKAALVATVAGADGALAAKLTVHKAFQAVDLSTGAAGATVDCATAHCVIASADTSNTGSEGAGVSITFG, encoded by the coding sequence ATGTCCGCTCGCACCTCGATCGGAGCGAAAGCGGTCGTGGCCGCCGGTTTCGCACTGGCCCTCGCCTGCACCGGAGCCACCACGGCCTCGGCCGCGCCCGCTGCCCCGGCGCTGACCGCGAGCCCGAGCAGCGGCCTCGCCGACGGGCAGGTCGTGGACGTGTCCGGAACCGGCTACGCCGCCGGCTCGACGATCGTCCTGCTGGAGTGCGACGCCGCCCAGCCGGCCGGCCGGGCGTGCGACAAGGCGGCACTGGTGGCGACCGTCGCCGGCGCCGACGGCGCGCTGGCCGCGAAGCTGACCGTGCACAAGGCGTTCCAGGCGGTCGATCTCAGCACCGGCGCGGCCGGGGCCACCGTGGACTGCGCGACCGCGCACTGCGTGATCGCTTCCGCCGACACCAGCAACACCGGCAGCGAGGGCGCCGGCGTGTCGATCACGTTCGGCTGA
- a CDS encoding nucleotide disphospho-sugar-binding domain-containing protein — MRVLITTWNWNTLYFPLVPLAWSLRAQGHEVVVATQPGLVGTVLRSGLPAAAVGESVDAGAMMGGFLRRLADSEGVNPPHWRDMRRHGTLNCRLGVAACWTMMDGLLDFARRWRPDVVLYEAWTYAGPMVADLLGVPAIRHTWGIDYAGLFREFEAEALAEVRAHWGLDEVPSLAAVSVDPCPPQLQIASPGSRLLMQYVPYNGPGVLPDWLHKPGPRKRVCVSWGTSSGRFDRKMVVTGQVVRAVAGLDVEVVAAVTAADADLIGELPANVRVVSGVPFNALLPRCDLVISHAGLGTVMTALASGTPQLLVPQMTDTALNAELLAENGCGEFVLPSDATDEVLREKAARMLGDPAFSAATASVRDAMRQLPTPNEMAAHLTSLTSSMV, encoded by the coding sequence GTGCGCGTGCTGATCACGACATGGAACTGGAACACCCTCTACTTCCCATTGGTGCCACTGGCCTGGTCCCTGCGGGCGCAGGGCCACGAGGTCGTCGTCGCCACCCAGCCGGGGCTCGTCGGTACCGTGCTGCGCTCGGGCCTGCCCGCCGCCGCGGTGGGCGAGAGCGTCGACGCCGGCGCGATGATGGGCGGCTTCCTGCGCCGGCTCGCCGACTCCGAAGGCGTGAACCCGCCGCACTGGCGGGACATGCGCCGCCACGGCACGCTGAACTGCCGGCTCGGCGTGGCCGCCTGCTGGACGATGATGGACGGCCTGCTGGACTTCGCCCGGCGCTGGCGCCCGGACGTGGTGCTGTACGAGGCCTGGACCTACGCGGGCCCGATGGTGGCCGACCTGCTGGGCGTGCCCGCGATCCGGCACACCTGGGGCATCGACTACGCCGGGCTGTTCCGCGAGTTCGAAGCCGAAGCGCTCGCCGAGGTGCGGGCGCACTGGGGGCTCGACGAGGTCCCGTCGCTCGCTGCCGTCAGCGTCGACCCCTGCCCGCCGCAACTGCAGATCGCGTCCCCGGGCTCCCGCCTCCTGATGCAGTACGTGCCGTACAACGGCCCCGGCGTGCTGCCGGACTGGCTCCACAAGCCGGGCCCGCGCAAGCGCGTCTGCGTCTCCTGGGGGACGTCGTCGGGCCGGTTCGACCGCAAGATGGTGGTGACCGGCCAGGTGGTCCGCGCGGTCGCCGGGCTGGACGTCGAGGTCGTCGCCGCGGTGACCGCCGCGGACGCCGACCTGATCGGCGAGCTGCCCGCCAACGTCCGGGTGGTGTCCGGGGTCCCGTTCAACGCCCTGCTGCCGCGGTGCGACCTGGTGATCTCGCACGCCGGGCTCGGCACGGTGATGACCGCGCTGGCGTCCGGCACCCCGCAGCTGCTGGTGCCCCAGATGACCGACACCGCGCTCAACGCCGAACTCCTGGCGGAGAACGGCTGTGGCGAGTTCGTGCTGCCTTCGGACGCGACCGACGAGGTCCTGCGCGAGAAGGCCGCCCGGATGCTCGGCGACCCGGCCTTCTCGGCGGCGACCGCGAGCGTGCGCGACGCGATGCGGCAGCTGCCGACGCCCAACGAGATGGCTGCCCACCTGACCTCCTTGACCTCGTCCATGGTCTGA
- a CDS encoding methyltransferase yields the protein MFPERLERAVYGLYVTHAVQLACAHGVFDALLPAPAPSTVVAEKLGLDRETLHRILVVLGGAGLLESGVDGWVVPADLRPFVDSGAEEYLGGFVTHLTGSTAGRMSELAGFLERGKPAGTRPFDALYHDEAATERFLQAMWDLSHGVSAELAALSELDTATHLVDVGGASGPFAVAALRAAPSLTATVFDLPAVGPAVARTRERFGLAGRLGFTPGDFFRDRLPEGDRIAFGYILSDWADGTCAELLAAARRACRPGGLVLIMERLFDDDGVGPLATAAMNLSMHVETEGRHRSAAEYVELLTAAGFHGCEVRRGTRDKHLVLGRA from the coding sequence GTGTTCCCCGAACGGCTAGAACGTGCTGTCTACGGGCTGTACGTCACGCACGCGGTGCAGCTGGCCTGCGCCCACGGTGTGTTCGACGCCCTGCTGCCCGCGCCCGCACCGTCCACCGTGGTGGCCGAAAAGCTCGGGCTCGACCGGGAGACCCTCCACCGGATCCTCGTGGTGCTCGGCGGAGCGGGCCTGCTCGAGTCCGGAGTGGACGGCTGGGTGGTGCCCGCCGACCTCCGGCCGTTCGTCGACTCCGGCGCCGAGGAGTATCTCGGCGGGTTCGTCACCCACCTGACCGGGAGCACGGCCGGGCGGATGAGCGAGCTGGCGGGCTTCCTCGAACGGGGCAAGCCGGCCGGCACCCGGCCGTTCGACGCGCTCTACCACGACGAGGCCGCGACCGAGCGGTTCCTGCAGGCCATGTGGGACCTCAGCCACGGCGTCTCGGCGGAGCTGGCCGCACTGTCCGAACTGGACACCGCGACGCACCTGGTCGACGTCGGCGGGGCGAGCGGCCCGTTCGCGGTGGCCGCGCTGCGGGCCGCGCCGTCGCTGACGGCCACGGTGTTCGACCTGCCGGCGGTCGGCCCCGCCGTCGCCCGCACGCGCGAGCGCTTCGGCCTCGCCGGACGGCTCGGATTCACGCCCGGTGACTTCTTCCGCGACCGGCTGCCCGAGGGTGACCGGATCGCGTTCGGCTACATCCTGTCCGACTGGGCCGACGGGACGTGCGCCGAGCTGCTGGCCGCCGCGCGCCGCGCGTGCCGGCCCGGTGGGCTGGTGCTGATCATGGAGCGGCTGTTCGACGACGACGGCGTCGGCCCGCTCGCCACCGCGGCGATGAACCTCTCCATGCACGTCGAAACCGAAGGCCGTCACCGCAGCGCCGCGGAATACGTCGAGCTGCTGACCGCGGCCGGCTTCCACGGCTGCGAGGTCCGGCGCGGCACCCGCGACAAGCACCTCGTGCTGGGCCGGGCGTGA
- a CDS encoding NDP-hexose 2,3-dehydratase family protein has translation MVTSPSTLVQRDMLDRFLESAATLSTPTLGGHGEVTAWLAERTARGSFTTEAIPFAELDGWSFDPDTGDLGHRSGGFFTIRGLDVHDPAGVVPVWTQPIIHQPEVGVLGILVKEIDGVLCLLMQAKMEPGNVNVIQLSPTVQATRSNFLRLHGGAATKYLEHFTEPGRGTVLVDVLHSEQGGRFFRKRNRNIIVETTEDVPLHEGFRWFTLGQVHELLRQDNMVNMDSRTVLACLPMNATARPPERRAGELGPAVVASFRQDPEPAGLQNWLNHVKGDCELTAKLTPLRSVGRWHRDERVIAHEEGRYFEVVAMSVTATGREVRSWTQPLIAPCGTGLVAFLASRARGYLEVLLQARVEAGTPDIVELGPTVQCMPDNYLHLAPERRPAFLDHVRTARGKDVKYDVVLSEEGGRFYRAENRYRIVEVADDVRFAATPPGFRWASLAQLSALIPHSGYLNVEARSLLACMRALC, from the coding sequence GTGGTGACTTCTCCCTCCACTCTCGTTCAGCGGGACATGCTGGACCGGTTCCTGGAATCGGCGGCCACGCTGAGCACGCCGACGCTCGGCGGGCACGGTGAAGTCACCGCCTGGCTGGCCGAACGGACCGCGCGCGGCAGCTTCACGACCGAGGCGATCCCGTTCGCCGAGCTGGACGGCTGGTCGTTCGATCCGGACACCGGCGACCTCGGCCACCGTTCCGGTGGCTTCTTCACGATCCGCGGTCTCGACGTGCACGACCCCGCCGGCGTCGTTCCGGTGTGGACGCAGCCGATCATCCACCAGCCCGAGGTCGGGGTGCTCGGCATCCTGGTCAAGGAGATCGACGGGGTGCTCTGCCTGCTGATGCAGGCGAAGATGGAGCCGGGCAACGTCAACGTGATCCAGCTTTCCCCGACCGTCCAGGCCACCCGCAGCAACTTCCTGCGCCTCCACGGCGGCGCGGCGACCAAGTACCTCGAGCACTTCACCGAACCCGGCCGCGGCACGGTGCTCGTCGACGTGCTGCACTCGGAGCAGGGTGGCCGGTTCTTCCGCAAGCGCAACCGCAACATCATCGTCGAGACCACCGAGGACGTGCCGCTGCACGAGGGCTTCCGGTGGTTCACCCTCGGCCAGGTCCACGAGCTGCTGCGGCAGGACAACATGGTTAACATGGACAGCCGCACCGTGCTGGCCTGCCTCCCGATGAACGCCACCGCCCGGCCGCCCGAGCGGCGCGCGGGCGAGCTGGGCCCGGCGGTCGTCGCGTCCTTCCGGCAGGACCCCGAACCCGCCGGCCTCCAGAACTGGCTCAACCACGTCAAAGGCGACTGCGAGCTCACCGCGAAACTCACGCCCCTGCGGTCGGTCGGCCGCTGGCACCGGGACGAGCGGGTGATCGCCCACGAGGAGGGCCGTTACTTCGAGGTCGTCGCGATGTCGGTCACGGCCACCGGCCGCGAGGTCCGCAGCTGGACCCAGCCGCTCATCGCGCCGTGCGGCACGGGGCTGGTCGCCTTCCTGGCCAGCCGCGCCCGCGGCTACCTGGAAGTGCTGCTGCAGGCCAGGGTCGAGGCGGGCACCCCCGACATCGTCGAACTGGGCCCGACCGTGCAGTGCATGCCGGACAACTACCTGCACCTGGCGCCGGAACGGCGTCCCGCGTTCCTGGACCACGTGCGCACGGCGCGGGGGAAGGACGTCAAGTACGACGTCGTCCTCTCGGAGGAAGGCGGCCGGTTCTACCGGGCCGAGAACCGGTACCGGATCGTGGAGGTCGCCGACGACGTCCGGTTCGCCGCGACCCCGCCGGGCTTCCGCTGGGCCAGCCTCGCCCAGCTGTCGGCGCTCATCCCGCACAGCGGCTACCTGAACGTCGAAGCGCGCAGCCTGCTGGCCTGCATGCGCGCCCTCTGCTGA
- a CDS encoding response regulator transcription factor: protein MSIRIVLADDHPVVRAGLVGLLAMEADFEIVGEAADGAEAVAVAAGLRPDVVLMDLRMPELDGVAATARIVAEVPGCRVLILTTYDTDQNIVHAVEAGASGYLLKDATPEELAAAVRAAAGGETVLSPAIVAKLVNHLRSPAPAPAEPELLTPRETQVLRLVARGLTNADIGRELHISETTVKTHLVRMFAKLEVGDRTAAVTVAMERGVFPG from the coding sequence TTGAGCATCCGGATCGTGCTCGCCGACGACCACCCGGTGGTGCGCGCGGGCCTGGTCGGGCTGCTCGCGATGGAGGCGGACTTCGAAATCGTCGGCGAGGCGGCCGACGGGGCCGAGGCGGTCGCCGTGGCCGCCGGGCTCCGGCCGGACGTCGTGCTGATGGACCTGCGGATGCCGGAACTCGACGGGGTCGCGGCGACCGCGCGGATCGTGGCCGAGGTGCCGGGCTGCCGCGTGCTGATCCTGACCACCTACGACACGGACCAGAACATCGTGCACGCCGTCGAAGCGGGCGCTTCGGGTTATCTCCTCAAGGACGCGACACCCGAGGAGCTGGCGGCGGCGGTCCGCGCCGCGGCGGGCGGGGAAACCGTGCTGTCCCCGGCGATCGTCGCGAAACTGGTGAACCACCTGCGCAGTCCCGCCCCGGCGCCGGCCGAGCCGGAATTGCTCACCCCGCGCGAAACCCAGGTGCTGCGGCTGGTGGCCCGGGGGCTGACGAACGCGGACATCGGCCGGGAGCTGCACATCAGCGAGACGACCGTGAAGACGCACCTGGTGCGGATGTTCGCCAAGCTCGAGGTCGGCGACCGCACGGCGGCGGTCACCGTCGCGATGGAACGGGGCGTCTTCCCCGGCTGA
- a CDS encoding sensor histidine kinase, protein MTSAEKDASGQGWLLRILLGWHASFALMGVVLVVLAAFERDPWFVYAVVALIGVAYAVVGAPALGGTAPAGYGWLFLALAFAGTLGMVAVDGLMSIALYVLLPAAFALLQPIRIAVWACLAVTLASDVLILGRRGWTPGAVSDVAVQTATVWLFALLVGFFVTQLLTENRRRGELIAELENVRSELTESYHEAGVQSERYRLAQEIHDTVGQGLTSLLMLIRAADAAIPADPERAHERLALAQKTATENLAEVRAVISASGPAGLSASPLDVAIGKVVARLGQELGIEASAEVLGEPRAPSTDVQVVLLRAVQEALANVRKHANATRVRVRVRYHARSVQLEVADNGRGFETGGASGFGLAGMRARVEQVSGMMTVSSAPGSGTTIKIEVSC, encoded by the coding sequence GTGACATCCGCGGAGAAGGACGCCAGCGGGCAGGGCTGGCTGCTGCGGATCCTGCTGGGCTGGCACGCGTCCTTCGCGCTGATGGGGGTCGTGCTCGTCGTGCTCGCCGCGTTCGAGCGCGACCCTTGGTTCGTCTACGCCGTGGTCGCGCTGATCGGCGTCGCCTACGCCGTGGTGGGCGCGCCCGCGCTGGGCGGCACGGCACCGGCCGGGTACGGCTGGCTCTTCCTCGCGCTGGCCTTCGCCGGGACGCTGGGGATGGTGGCCGTCGACGGGCTGATGTCGATCGCCTTATACGTGCTCCTGCCCGCCGCGTTCGCCTTGCTGCAGCCCATCCGGATCGCGGTGTGGGCCTGCCTCGCCGTCACCCTGGCGAGTGATGTCCTGATCCTCGGCCGGCGCGGCTGGACGCCGGGCGCGGTTTCCGACGTCGCCGTGCAGACCGCGACCGTGTGGCTGTTCGCGCTGCTCGTGGGCTTCTTCGTGACCCAGCTGCTCACCGAGAACCGGCGGCGGGGGGAGCTGATCGCCGAGCTGGAGAACGTCCGCAGCGAACTGACCGAGTCCTACCACGAGGCGGGCGTCCAGTCCGAACGCTACCGGCTCGCCCAGGAGATCCACGACACGGTCGGGCAGGGCTTGACCAGCCTGCTGATGCTGATCCGCGCGGCCGACGCGGCCATCCCCGCCGACCCGGAGCGGGCGCACGAACGGCTCGCGCTGGCGCAGAAGACGGCGACGGAAAACTTGGCCGAAGTCCGCGCCGTGATCAGCGCGTCCGGGCCCGCCGGGCTGAGTGCGTCGCCGCTCGACGTGGCGATCGGCAAGGTCGTCGCCCGGCTGGGGCAGGAGCTGGGTATCGAAGCGAGCGCGGAAGTGCTCGGCGAGCCGCGGGCGCCGTCGACCGACGTCCAGGTGGTGCTGCTGCGCGCGGTGCAGGAGGCGCTGGCCAACGTGCGCAAGCACGCCAACGCCACCCGCGTGCGCGTGCGGGTGCGCTACCACGCCCGGTCGGTGCAGCTGGAGGTCGCCGACAACGGCCGCGGCTTCGAGACCGGCGGCGCTTCGGGCTTCGGCCTGGCGGGGATGCGCGCGCGGGTCGAGCAGGTCTCCGGCATGATGACGGTGTCCAGCGCGCCCGGGTCGGGCACGACGATCAAGATCGAGGTGAGCTGTTGA
- a CDS encoding ABC transporter permease translates to MTETKTADRAMRLPVPAWRIGLARGSLEIKQFFREKGQVIFTFALPVIMLVLLASIFRGRIGDTGVDAQQIYVTGMLGVGILSTSFQSMVLQVAGERANGTLKRLRGTPMPRSAYFVGKIAVVLVSSLGQVVVLLGVGTLFFGLHLPSDVGHWLTFVWVYVLGIIACTLLGLAYSSVVPAASAGAMVFLPVITLQFISGVFIPFNQLPDVLQKIAAVFPLKWLCQGMRSVFLPDAFQQYEPGLSWAHGRVALVLAGYGVLGLVLCLTTFRWKGRDDG, encoded by the coding sequence GTGACTGAGACGAAAACCGCGGACCGGGCGATGCGGCTCCCCGTGCCCGCGTGGCGGATCGGGCTGGCGCGCGGCTCGCTGGAGATCAAGCAGTTCTTCCGCGAGAAGGGCCAGGTGATCTTCACCTTCGCCCTGCCGGTGATCATGCTGGTGCTGCTGGCGAGCATCTTCCGGGGCCGGATCGGGGACACCGGCGTGGACGCCCAGCAGATCTACGTCACCGGGATGCTCGGGGTCGGCATCCTGTCGACCTCGTTCCAGAGCATGGTGCTCCAGGTGGCGGGCGAGCGCGCGAACGGCACGCTCAAGCGGCTGCGCGGCACGCCGATGCCGCGCAGCGCCTACTTCGTGGGGAAGATCGCGGTCGTGCTGGTGTCCAGCCTCGGCCAGGTGGTCGTGCTGCTCGGGGTCGGCACCCTCTTCTTCGGCCTGCACCTGCCCTCCGACGTCGGGCATTGGCTGACGTTCGTGTGGGTCTACGTGCTCGGGATCATCGCGTGCACGCTGCTCGGCCTCGCCTATTCGAGCGTGGTGCCGGCCGCGAGCGCGGGCGCGATGGTGTTCTTGCCGGTGATCACCCTGCAGTTCATCTCCGGGGTGTTCATCCCGTTCAACCAGCTGCCCGACGTGCTGCAGAAGATCGCCGCGGTGTTCCCGCTCAAGTGGCTCTGCCAGGGCATGCGCTCGGTGTTCCTGCCGGACGCCTTCCAGCAGTACGAGCCCGGGCTGTCCTGGGCGCACGGGCGGGTCGCGCTGGTGCTCGCCGGGTACGGCGTGCTTGGGTTGGTCCTGTGCCTGACGACGTTCCGCTGGAAGGGTCGCGACGACGGGTGA